The genome window AACTTGTCCTAAATCTGCACCGGCACAACTGACGATCACATTGGCCTGATAACCAGTATATAAATTGTTCAGAGCCAAATTGCCTGTACTACCGACAATATCACTGCCGTTTAACTGCAAACCGTTAAAATCATCCACATCGTTATAACCAGCGCGGGTCTCACTTTCAGCACCCAAGGCGTTACAAGCAGTACAAACCGGATAACCGTTGTCACCACAACGGAATTCGCCACCAGCCCGGTCTGAATTCTGATCAAAAGAGCGAGCCATAATTTCATTTAATAAACTATGCCCAAGCTCCGCAGCACGCACCTGATGCCAGGGGTCTGCACTTTTTTTGTAAAGAGGGCCTAAAACACCAGTAATAACCACCAGAGCTATTGCCAACACCACAATGCCAACAATTATCTCAATTAAGGTAAAACCAGATTGAGGCTTAGGGGCTGAGGAAAAAGGTGAGGCTAACATGGATGGATATAGCCTTCAGATTCAATACAAATTTTGTAGGTTATTACGTCAGTAATTTCGATACGCAAACCAGCAGTTATTAACGTATTTGTATTAGTGGTAGGTTGGCCCAGCGAGTTGAACTTAAACAGAAAAGGTAGTGTTTGATTTGTACCACCTGTAGACGCCGCAGTATTAAACAAACTTAACCCAAGGGAGCTGCCTGCTGGACGCATAAACTGCAAACCAGAATTTTGGTTAGCTGCAGCGGTCAGTTGAGTATTAGTTTCAATGGCATCGCATGGCGAAACATTAGGAAAACCTAACTGAAATTGAGTGAGAATAAGCTGATGGCAAAATCCAGCAGAAGTCTGCTGCATTGCTTGAGTTTGCATACGACGCAGGATAGAGATCATCTGATCCTGCGTCGTTTTTTCTTCCGCACCACCTTTGCCAACAAAACGTGGCAAGGCTGTGGCAGATAAAATACCTAATAAAGTGATAACAATGAGGAGTTCAATTAATGTCAGGCCACGATTGGTTTTGCGCAACATCACTGAACCCCATAGGCTTACTTAGTTACAACCATCATCTTCAACTGTAATAGTTGGTTCAGTAGCTGCATCAGCAGCCTCAGTGTACGTTACAAAACAAGCATCAGCCAAAGTCGCAGGGTTTAGCTCTGCTACTGAACCAGCTATACGGACAGTTCCAGCAACAAGAGGAATAGTCAGGGCTGGTGTTTGCGCAGTAGCATCAATAACTGCGAAGTCTGCTAAATCCAGAGCGGCTGTAAAAGAGGCTGCATCAGCATCAAGGTAACCAAAAGCTAAATCCACTGTACCAACCGCAGCTACACAATTAGTAACCGGAACTAAATCTTCGGTTCCGTTTGCAGTAATTTCTGCAGCAGCAGCAGCAACTACAGCTTGGGTAGCACGGTTGTAGCAAGATAAGTCGGCAGCTGTTTGGCCAGCAATAGCACTTTTACCAAAAACTAGTGAGTTTCCGGTTTTAATTGCGCCTTCAACACTTTGCAATACAGCTTCACGGGCGTCACCGGTAAAATTCAAAAAACGCGGAGCTGCTGTTACTGCCAAAATACCTAAAATCACGATCACGATAATCAGTTCAACTAAGGTGAAACCTTGTTGAGTTTTATTGAGAGCTTTCATACTTCTTACCTCTGTTTAAAAATTTAATTTGTTAATTTGGTTTAAGTTTGAACACATTTACAGAGCCAGTAGCTGGATCGTAAGTGAAACCATTCAGGTCAGCTGTAACACCTGCAGCCGGAATTTCTGTCAGGCCATTGGTCTGATAATAAAAACACTGGTTATTGGTGCCACCAGTGCCTTCCTGAACCAACAAGCTGAAGCCAGTTA of Rheinheimera sp. MM224 contains these proteins:
- a CDS encoding prepilin-type N-terminal cleavage/methylation domain-containing protein, yielding MKALNKTQQGFTLVELIIVIVILGILAVTAAPRFLNFTGDAREAVLQSVEGAIKTGNSLVFGKSAIAGQTAADLSCYNRATQAVVAAAAAEITANGTEDLVPVTNCVAAVGTVDLAFGYLDADAASFTAALDLADFAVIDATAQTPALTIPLVAGTVRIAGSVAELNPATLADACFVTYTEAADAATEPTITVEDDGCN
- a CDS encoding Tfp pilus assembly protein FimT/FimU, which encodes MLRKTNRGLTLIELLIVITLLGILSATALPRFVGKGGAEEKTTQDQMISILRRMQTQAMQQTSAGFCHQLILTQFQLGFPNVSPCDAIETNTQLTAAANQNSGLQFMRPAGSSLGLSLFNTAASTGGTNQTLPFLFKFNSLGQPTTNTNTLITAGLRIEITDVITYKICIESEGYIHPC
- a CDS encoding prepilin-type N-terminal cleavage/methylation domain-containing protein; this translates as MLASPFSSAPKPQSGFTLIEIIVGIVVLAIALVVITGVLGPLYKKSADPWHQVRAAELGHSLLNEIMARSFDQNSDRAGGEFRCGDNGYPVCTACNALGAESETRAGYNDVDDFNGLQLNGSDIVGSTGNLALNNLYTGYQANVIVSCAGADLGQVAEQAKRVTVTITTPSGEALAFSAYRSNW